The Desulfonatronovibrio hydrogenovorans DSM 9292 genome includes a window with the following:
- a CDS encoding patatin-like phospholipase family protein — MKDRIVFSGGLCTRRTFIKSVSVILGGMGSALVSLAGAQTSQGRKVRPEIGLALGSGGATGLAHIPMLEVFDELGIKPGIIAGSSIGSIIGALYASGLSGKEIRRIVNEFSGLNMETLKVLVQGDWGLKLTDLLRLDLDAGGLVDSQGFLNFLKTKIRVSSFEELSIPLKVVAADYWKRKQVVLDKGDLLSAVKASMAVPGLFAPVALNDKLLVDGGTVNPLPYDILEQECDIVVAVDVSGDRTVEQSDPPDLSDSLFNAFEIMQQSIIFEKMKHRQPDIYIRPQVRDVRLLHFHRFGQIFEQAVPAADKLKKELKSYLE, encoded by the coding sequence TTGAAAGATAGAATCGTATTTTCAGGAGGATTGTGTACCAGGCGGACCTTTATAAAATCTGTTTCGGTTATTCTTGGCGGCATGGGATCAGCTTTAGTTTCTTTGGCTGGAGCTCAAACATCCCAAGGCAGGAAGGTTCGTCCCGAAATAGGACTGGCCCTTGGCTCAGGCGGGGCAACAGGTCTTGCCCATATACCCATGCTGGAGGTTTTTGATGAATTAGGTATTAAACCTGGGATCATTGCCGGCTCCAGCATTGGTTCCATTATTGGAGCCCTGTACGCATCCGGCCTGTCAGGGAAAGAGATAAGAAGGATTGTCAATGAATTTTCAGGTCTGAACATGGAAACTCTAAAAGTCCTGGTTCAAGGGGATTGGGGCCTGAAATTGACTGATCTGCTCAGGCTGGATCTTGATGCTGGAGGACTGGTGGACAGCCAGGGTTTTTTGAATTTTTTAAAAACAAAGATTCGGGTTTCTTCCTTTGAAGAACTGTCCATTCCGCTGAAAGTCGTTGCTGCCGACTACTGGAAGCGCAAACAAGTGGTTCTTGACAAAGGTGACTTGCTAAGTGCAGTCAAGGCCAGCATGGCCGTGCCAGGTCTTTTTGCACCAGTTGCCCTGAATGACAAACTGCTGGTGGACGGGGGAACAGTCAATCCCCTGCCATATGATATCCTGGAACAAGAGTGCGATATTGTCGTAGCTGTGGATGTTTCAGGAGATAGGACTGTTGAGCAGTCAGATCCCCCGGATCTTTCCGATTCCCTGTTCAATGCTTTTGAAATCATGCAGCAAAGCATTATTTTCGAGAAGATGAAGCACAGGCAGCCTGACATCTATATCAGGCCCCAAGTAAGGGATGTGAGACTGCTTCATTTTCACAGATTCGGCCAGATCTTTGAACAGGCTGTTCCAGCTGCTGATAAACTAAAAAAAGAGCTGAAAAGTTATCTGGAATAA
- a CDS encoding SagB/ThcOx family dehydrogenase, producing MRKSAIMVWLACAILFFACPSSADNPGDIFLPQPNLQGGKPLMEVLKKRQSTRSFSSKALSDQMLSDLLWAAFGINRPESGKRTAPSARNWQEVDVYAVMEQNAYLYEPQTNILRLKAEGDLRSLTGTQDFVVQAPLNLVFVADTARMTGVSAHNLEMLAGADVGFISQNVYLFCASKELATVVRGSVDRDRLGHALGLPETSLIVLAQSVGYPEADAE from the coding sequence ATGCGCAAATCAGCAATCATGGTCTGGCTGGCCTGTGCCATTCTTTTTTTTGCTTGTCCCTCGTCAGCAGATAATCCAGGGGACATATTTCTGCCTCAGCCAAACCTGCAAGGGGGCAAACCATTGATGGAAGTCCTGAAAAAGCGTCAGAGCACCCGCTCCTTCAGTTCTAAGGCTTTGTCTGATCAAATGCTTTCTGATCTTTTGTGGGCTGCCTTTGGCATAAACAGACCGGAATCCGGGAAACGCACTGCCCCTTCAGCCAGAAACTGGCAGGAAGTGGATGTATACGCTGTCATGGAACAAAACGCCTACTTATACGAGCCCCAGACCAATATCCTCAGGTTAAAGGCAGAAGGTGATCTGCGTTCACTGACCGGGACCCAGGATTTTGTGGTTCAGGCTCCGCTGAACCTGGTCTTTGTGGCTGATACTGCCAGGATGACAGGCGTATCAGCCCATAACCTGGAAATGCTTGCAGGGGCTGATGTGGGGTTTATCAGTCAGAATGTGTATCTGTTCTGCGCTTCCAAGGAACTGGCAACAGTTGTCAGAGGTTCGGTGGATCGGGACAGACTGGGCCATGCCCTTGGTCTGCCTGAGACCAGCCTGATTGTTCTTGCCCAGAGTGTGGGCTACCCTGAAGCTGATGCTGAATAA
- a CDS encoding N-acyl homoserine lactonase family protein: protein MAKYRIHPLVVGSKRFDKSMMTHQFGYGKPYIIPIYCWYLEGGDGHILIDTGEMSPVQSVDRENDLGGPIHTFEQALASVGIEPKDVDAVVHTHLHNDHCENDYKCLNAEIFVHPLELEHIHDPHPLDYRYLEDCILDVEENGQIRTVEKDSQLFPGVRVIHTPAHTPGGMSVLVDTLSGTALITGFCVIQENLDPPREVRAMEMEVIPPGTHVNVYEAYDIVLKTRKMADIILPLHEPAFASGQVIS from the coding sequence ATGGCCAAGTACCGCATCCATCCCCTGGTGGTTGGGTCCAAGCGATTTGACAAGTCAATGATGACTCATCAGTTCGGCTACGGAAAACCCTATATCATACCGATTTACTGCTGGTATCTGGAAGGGGGCGATGGACATATCCTCATTGATACCGGGGAAATGAGTCCTGTCCAATCAGTGGATCGGGAAAATGATCTGGGCGGCCCCATCCATACTTTTGAGCAGGCCCTGGCCAGTGTCGGAATTGAGCCCAAAGACGTTGATGCGGTTGTTCACACTCATCTCCATAATGATCATTGTGAAAACGATTATAAATGTCTGAACGCAGAAATATTTGTCCATCCCCTGGAGCTTGAACACATCCACGATCCTCATCCCCTGGATTATAGATATCTTGAGGATTGCATCCTGGATGTTGAGGAAAATGGACAGATCAGAACAGTTGAAAAGGATAGTCAGCTTTTTCCGGGTGTAAGAGTAATACATACCCCTGCCCATACACCAGGGGGCATGAGTGTACTGGTAGATACTTTGAGTGGTACAGCCCTGATTACTGGGTTTTGTGTTATCCAGGAAAACCTTGATCCTCCTAGAGAGGTCCGGGCCATGGAAATGGAGGTCATCCCACCCGGAACTCATGTTAACGTCTATGAAGCTTATGACATTGTGCTCAAGACTAGAAAAATGGCTGATATCATACTGCCTCTGCATGAACCGGCATTTGCCTCAGGTCAGGTCATCAGCTAG